A segment of the Acidobacteriota bacterium genome:
CGCGGCCTTCGCATTCAGCGCCGCGACGTCCACCGCGAGGAACTGCTTCAGCCGCCCTTCCCACTCCTCCAGCTCGCGCTTCTGATCCGCGAACACCTCACGCGCCCCCTGCGTGGGCGCGCCGTCGCCGTCGATGACGAACTCCAGGAGGGGACTGACGCGCGAATAGAGCTTCGCGCCCCCCTTCATCGCGAGAATGTCGTACACCACCTGCGCGCGCGGATTGTGGATCTCCTCCTCGAAGGCCTCGATCTTCGTCAGCGCCGCCTCCGACGCTTTCACCAGCGGCGCCGACGGCGCGTGGCCCTTCAACGCCGTGTTCCTCGCCTTCAGCTGCCCGCTCACGGCGCGCAGCCGGTTGACGTTCTCCGTGATCCGGCTGAACGTGTCGCGCACGTCGAGCGCGAACGCCTGCTGGGCCTCGAGATCCGCTTGCGACGCTTTCGAGCGCGGGTCCGGCTTGACCACGATCGGCGCGCTCGTGCTGCGGCCGTCCACGGTGAGCGTGACGGTATACGTGCCGGGAACGGCAACCGGCCCGTACGCCGGGTTGCCCCAGTCGATCTTCGCGTTCCGGATCCGCTCCGCGCCGCTCCACCGCAGATCCCACACGGCACGCTGCACGCCCGGCTCCAGCGTGAGAGCCGGCTTCGGTTCCGGCTCGTTGTCGTCGGCGCCGGCCGCCGGCTCCGCCACGCTCGCGTAGCGTCGCAGGAGCCGCTTCTGCGCGTCGCGGATCTCGATGGCCACCTCTTTCGGCTTGTCCTTCAGGAAATACGTGATGACCGCGCCGCGCGGCGGGGTCTGACCGGCCGCGCGATCCCGCGTCCCCCCGGAGTAATACCAGCGGTAGGCCTCGCGAGGCTTGAACAGGTGCACGTCCGATGCGAGCAGCGACGGCGTCGCCTCGCGGAACGGCGCGAGGTCGTCGAGAATCCAGATCGACCGGCCGTGCGTGCCGACGACGAGATCGTCGTCTTTGACGACGAGGTCGTGCACGGCCACCGTGGGGAGGTTCAATTGAAGCGACTGCCACGTGGCGCCCTCGTCGGTCGAATACATGACGCCGCGCTCGGTGCCGAGATAGAGCTGCCCTTTCCTCTTTGGATCTTCGCGGACGGCATGCAAGTACACGTCCTGCGCGAGCTTGTCGTCGAGCCGCTTCCACGACGCGCCGAAGTCCGTCGTCTTGAACAGGTACGGCCGCATGTCGTCGAGCCGGTGCGCATCCACCACGACGTAGGCGGTGCCGGCGTCGAACGGCGAGGCCTCGATCAGGCGGACGGTGCCCCACTCCGGGAATCCCGTCATCGCACCCGTGACATTCTTCCAGGTCCTGCCGCCGTCCCGCGTCACGTGCACGAGCCCGTCGTCGCTGCCGGCCCAGATCAGATCCTTCTGCCTCGGTGATTCGGCGACCGCGAAGATCGTGCAGTAGGTCTCGACGCCGGTGTTGTCGCCGGTAATCGGGCCGCCGGCCCACTGCTGTTTTGACTTGTCGTTGCGCGTGAGGTCCGGGCTGATGGCCGTCCACGTCTGCCCGCCGTCTGCCGTTCTGAACAACACGTTGCCGGCGTGGTACACGACCCTCGCGTCGTGCGGAGACACCACGATCGGCGCGGTCCACTGGAAGCGGTACTTCAGGTCCGCGCCGCCGTGCCCGGAGCCGTTTTCCGGGTACGCGCTGATGTTGCGCGCCTGGCGCGTGCGATGGTCGTAGCGCGAGATGTAGCCGAGGTATTCCCCCGCGTACACGATGTCCGGGTCGGACCAGTCGGACACGACGTGGCCCGCTTCGCCGCCGCCAACGGAGTACCACTCCGCCGCGCTGATGCCGCCGCGCGTGAGGCTGTCGCTCGGACCCTGCGCGGTCCCGAGATCCTGCTGCGCGCCGGCCACGTGGTACGGCACGCGCGTGTCCGCGGACACGTGGTACAGCTGGCCGATCGGCAGCATCGGCGCGTACCACGACTCTCCGCCGTCGGTCGTCACGTCCACGCCGCCATCGTTGGCGACGATCATGCGCTTCGGGTTCTGAGGATCGATCCAGGCGTCGTGATAGTCGCCGTGGTGCGGTCCGCGGATGTACTTGAGCGTCTTCCCTCCATCAATCGTGCGCAGCAGCGGCACCTGCGGAAACCACACGTCGTCGGGGTTCTGCGGGTTGATCGTGAGCGTCGTGTAGTACCACGCGCGCTGGCGCAGCGCGCGGTCGGAGGTCGCCAGCGTCCACGTCTCGCCCCCATCGTCGGAGCGGAACAGACCGCCCTTTTCCGCCTCGATTAACGCGTACACGCGGCGACCGTCGGAAGGCGCCACGCCGACGCCCACCTTGCCCCAGATGCCTTCCGGGAGTCCAGATCCCGTCAGCGGCTTCCACGTGTCGCCGCCGTCGCGCGATACGTAGAGGCCGCTGCCCGGGCCGCCGCTGACCAGGTCCCAGGGTTTGCGGCGCGCCTGCCAGAACCCGGCAAAGACAATGTTCGGGTTCGACGGGTCGAGCGCCACGTCGGAGGCTCCGGTGTCGCTGTCCTTCTTCAGGACCTGCTGCCACGTTCTGCCGCCGTCGGTCGTGCGGTAGACGCCGCGCTCCGGGTTGGGCCCGAAGGCGTGGCCGAGCACCGCCGCAAACGCGATGTCGGCGTTGCGCGGGTGCACGGCCATCGTCCCGATCTGCCCTTCCTGTTTCCAGACGTGGGTCCAGGTCTTGCCGGCGTCGATCGACTTGTAGATGCCGTTGCCCGCTGCCACGTTGCCGCGGATGTTGGCTTCGCCGGATCCGACGTACACGACGTTCGGATCGGAAGGCGCGACGGCGATCGAGCCGATTGACGAGATCGGCTGCTCGTCGAACACGGGCTTGAAGCTGATGCCGCCGTCAGTGGATTTCCACACACCGCCCGACGCGGTCGCCGCGTAGTAGATCGACGGGTTCCCTGCGATGCCCGCGACACGCGACACGCGCCCCCCTTGCGCGGGGCCGACGTTGCGATACTTGATGGCTTTGAAGGGCGTCGCCGCCTTGTCGCTTTGCTGCGCGGCGCCGCCCGAAACGAGAAGAAACAGGCAGACGACGAGTGAAGTCAGGAACCTGAGACGCATGGATGACCTCGTGTGCGGCAATGATACGCGAAGTGTCCAGCCGGTGGTCTATTTCGGAGCACTCCGTGTGCGCCCCCGCGGCGCCCATTCCCCTAAGCTGGCCGTGCAGAACACATTGCGGGCATCGCGTTGTTTGGCGCTGACCTTGCCTGCCAGGACGCGTGGCTCAACCTGTCTCCCTCGGCTCCATTCGTGAGACGGCCAAGGTGCGCGCGCTGCCGGATCGCGCCAGGACGTTAACGCTCCGCGCCGTGGGGGACCCGCACGGCATCACCGCGGTGTCTCAG
Coding sequences within it:
- a CDS encoding glycosyl hydrolase, which codes for MRLRFLTSLVVCLFLLVSGGAAQQSDKAATPFKAIKYRNVGPAQGGRVSRVAGIAGNPSIYYAATASGGVWKSTDGGISFKPVFDEQPISSIGSIAVAPSDPNVVYVGSGEANIRGNVAAGNGIYKSIDAGKTWTHVWKQEGQIGTMAVHPRNADIAFAAVLGHAFGPNPERGVYRTTDGGRTWQQVLKKDSDTGASDVALDPSNPNIVFAGFWQARRKPWDLVSGGPGSGLYVSRDGGDTWKPLTGSGLPEGIWGKVGVGVAPSDGRRVYALIEAEKGGLFRSDDGGETWTLATSDRALRQRAWYYTTLTINPQNPDDVWFPQVPLLRTIDGGKTLKYIRGPHHGDYHDAWIDPQNPKRMIVANDGGVDVTTDGGESWYAPMLPIGQLYHVSADTRVPYHVAGAQQDLGTAQGPSDSLTRGGISAAEWYSVGGGEAGHVVSDWSDPDIVYAGEYLGYISRYDHRTRQARNISAYPENGSGHGGADLKYRFQWTAPIVVSPHDARVVYHAGNVLFRTADGGQTWTAISPDLTRNDKSKQQWAGGPITGDNTGVETYCTIFAVAESPRQKDLIWAGSDDGLVHVTRDGGRTWKNVTGAMTGFPEWGTVRLIEASPFDAGTAYVVVDAHRLDDMRPYLFKTTDFGASWKRLDDKLAQDVYLHAVREDPKRKGQLYLGTERGVMYSTDEGATWQSLQLNLPTVAVHDLVVKDDDLVVGTHGRSIWILDDLAPFREATPSLLASDVHLFKPREAYRWYYSGGTRDRAAGQTPPRGAVITYFLKDKPKEVAIEIRDAQKRLLRRYASVAEPAAGADDNEPEPKPALTLEPGVQRAVWDLRWSGAERIRNAKIDWGNPAYGPVAVPGTYTVTLTVDGRSTSAPIVVKPDPRSKASQADLEAQQAFALDVRDTFSRITENVNRLRAVSGQLKARNTALKGHAPSAPLVKASEAALTKIEAFEEEIHNPRAQVVYDILAMKGGAKLYSRVSPLLEFVIDGDGAPTQGAREVFADQKRELEEWEGRLKQFLAVDVAALNAKAAELGVAFVVVE